From the Manis pentadactyla isolate mManPen7 chromosome 7, mManPen7.hap1, whole genome shotgun sequence genome, one window contains:
- the LSMEM1 gene encoding leucine-rich single-pass membrane protein 1 isoform X1 produces the protein MTNVYLVVAVEGTMNRSSQAGFPGIPEDRKLYVVDSINDLNKLNLCPVESQHLFPLEEKVPVIGTDPGNGSHSLFFVGLIIVLIVSLALVSFVIFLIVQTGNKMDDVSRRLMAEGKDIEDLKKINSMIVKRLNQLDSKQN, from the exons GGACAATGAATCGCTCTTCCCAGGCTGGCTTCCCCGGCATTCCTGAAGATAGAAAGCTTTACGTTGTGGATTCCATAAATGACTTAAACAAACTAAACCTCTGCCCTGTGGAGTCTCAGCATCTGTTCC CTCTCGAGGAGAAAGTCCCAGTCATTGGCACTGACCCAGGGAATGGAAGCCACAGTCTGTTTTTTGTGGGGCTGATAATTGTGCTGATTGTCAGCCTGGCACTGGTTTCCTTCGTGATTTTTCTAATAG TTCAAACTGGAAACAAGATGGATGATGTGTCGAGAAGACTAATGGCTGAGGGAAAGGACATAGAGGATCTTAAGAAAATCAACAGCATGATCGTAAAGCGCCTCAACCAACTGGACTCTAAACAGAACTAA
- the LSMEM1 gene encoding leucine-rich single-pass membrane protein 1 isoform X2 encodes MNRSSQAGFPGIPEDRKLYVVDSINDLNKLNLCPVESQHLFPLEEKVPVIGTDPGNGSHSLFFVGLIIVLIVSLALVSFVIFLIVQTGNKMDDVSRRLMAEGKDIEDLKKINSMIVKRLNQLDSKQN; translated from the exons ATGAATCGCTCTTCCCAGGCTGGCTTCCCCGGCATTCCTGAAGATAGAAAGCTTTACGTTGTGGATTCCATAAATGACTTAAACAAACTAAACCTCTGCCCTGTGGAGTCTCAGCATCTGTTCC CTCTCGAGGAGAAAGTCCCAGTCATTGGCACTGACCCAGGGAATGGAAGCCACAGTCTGTTTTTTGTGGGGCTGATAATTGTGCTGATTGTCAGCCTGGCACTGGTTTCCTTCGTGATTTTTCTAATAG TTCAAACTGGAAACAAGATGGATGATGTGTCGAGAAGACTAATGGCTGAGGGAAAGGACATAGAGGATCTTAAGAAAATCAACAGCATGATCGTAAAGCGCCTCAACCAACTGGACTCTAAACAGAACTAA